In Colletotrichum destructivum chromosome 8, complete sequence, the following proteins share a genomic window:
- a CDS encoding Putative peptidase S8/S53 domain, Galactose-binding-like domain superfamily: MKPSAILLGLVAAASGSSFHRNYERNDYYVLELDSRSSPDQVANRLGLRYEGTLGSLDGHHLFSARKVAHDIVKPALQERKLRKRSMGGFDVLDGVGLAQKQYLRRPMEKRVPPRTHGPSNYVRQEQPDPKMVAQMNDLMQTLGIADPIFNEQWHLLNTIQPGHDINVAGVWKQGITGKNATVAIVDDGLDMYSDDLKPNYYAAGSYDFNDHREEPKPTLSDDKHGTRCAGEVSAARNNICGVGVAYESKIAGIRILSKLISDADEAVAMTYDYQHNDIYSCSWGPPDDGRSMDAPGILIKRAMLKGIQQGRGGKGSIYVFASGNGAANDDNCNFDGYTNSIYSITVGAIDRKGQHPYYSEKCSAQLVVTYSSGSGDAIHTTDVGQNACYNGHGGTSAAAPLGAGVYALVLDTRPDLTWRDMQWLAMDTAVPIDEANGEWMPTKIGKKFSHTYGYGKIDALKMVEAAKKWKNVKPQAWYYSPWIHVNKDIPQGKDGIAVSVDVTADALKQANLERVEHVTVTMNVNHTRRGDLSVDLVSPDGVTSHLSVTRKMDSANAGYVDWTFMSVAHWGESGIGKWTVIVKDSKENEHKGTFVDWHLKLWGESLDASKATLLPMPTEGDDNDHALVATTTLPAAVTTMTHPPENTAPASNPTDHPERPTKVKPSGGEGATATETGKPTDTQETQPAATTSSASNWVSWLPSFGKAGVWVYGAIGLIAVFCSALGIWFFIRKRRNSKPRDNYEFELLNEDEAEGLNGEKRTRGRELYDAFAGDDEDDEDETGAYHDSRERSREGSGDRETDRLTEK; this comes from the exons ATGAAGCCTTCCGCCattcttcttggccttgtcgccgccgccagtgGCTCGTCCTTTCACCGAAACTACGAAAGAAACGACTACTATGTTCTCGAACTGGATTCGCGTTCATCCCCCGATCAGGTCGCCAACCGCTTGGGCCTGAGGTACGAGGGTACACTCGGCAGTCTGGATGGGCACCACCTCTTCTCCGCCAGGAAGGTTGCGCACGACATCGTCAAGCCTGCCCTGCAGGAGCGCAAGTTGAGGAAACGCTCCATGGGTGGAttcgacgtcctcgacggcgtgggTCTGGCGCAGAAGCAGTACCTTCGACGGCCCATGGAGAAGAGGGTTCCTCCGCGCACACATGGGCCCTCCAACTATGTACGCCAGGAGCAGCCGGATCCCAAGATGGTCGCCCAGATGAACGACTTAATGCAGACGCTCGGAATCGCCGATCCCATCTTCAACGAGCAGTGGCACCTGCTCAACACCATTCAGCCGGGCCACGACATCAACGTCGCCGGTGTTTGGAAGCAGGGTATCACTGGCAAGAACGCAACCGTTGCTattgtcgacgacgggctcgatATGTACAGCGACGACTTGAAGCCCAACTACtacgccgccggctcctACGACTTTAACGACCATCGGGAAGAGCCCAAACCCACTTTGAGCGACGACAAGCACGGCACCCGTTGCGCTGGTGAAGTATCCGCGGCGAGGAACAACATCTGCGGTGTTGGTGTGGCTTACGAATCCAAGATCGCCGGCATTCGTATCCTCAGCAAGCTCATCTCCGATGCCGATGAGGCTGTTGCCATGACCTACGACTACCAGCACAATGATATCTACTCTTGCTCTTGGGGCCCCCCCGATGACGGACGATCAATGGACGCTCCCGGTATCCTGATCAAGCGCGCCATGCTCAAGGGTATCCAGCAGGGCCGTGGTGGCAAGGGATCCATCTACGTTTTCGCTAGCGGTAacggcgccgccaacgacgacaatTGCAACTTTGACGGCTACACCAACTCCATCTACAGTATCACCGTCGGTGCCATCGACAGGAAGGGCCAGCACCCGTACTACTCGGAGAAGTGCTCTGCCCAGCTGGTCGTCACTtacagcagcggcagcggagACGCCATC CACACTACTGACGTTGGCCAAAACGCCTGCTACAACGGCCACGGAGGCACttctgctgccgccccctTGGGCGCTGGTGTGTACGCTTTGGTCCTCGACACGCGCCCCGACTTGACCTGGAGAGATATGCAATGGCTCGCCATGGACACTGCCGtgcccatcgacgaggccaatGGCGAATGGATGCCGACCAAGATTGGAAAGAAGTTTAGCCACACGTATGGCTACGGCAAGATCGATGCGCTCAAGATGGTCGAGGCAGCCAAGAAGTGGAAGAATGTGAAGCCGCAGGCGTGGTACTACTCGCCCTGGATCCACGTTAACAAGGACATCCCGCAGGGCAAGGACGGTATCGCGGTCAGCGTCGACGTGACTGCCGATGCGCTGAAGCAGGCCAATCTCGAGAGGGTTGAGCATGTGACAGTCACCATGAACGTGAACCACACACGCAGAGGTGATTTGAGTGTTGACTTGGTCAGTCCCGACGGTGTTACCAGCCATCTGTCTGTCACCCGCAAGATGGACTCGGCCAACGCTGGTTACGTTGACTGGACCTTTATGAGCGTTGCCCATTG GGGCGAGTCTGGTATCGGCAAGTGGACAGTCATTGTCAAGGACTCGAAGGAAAACGAGCACAAGGGCACGTTCGTCGACTGGCACCTGAAGCTCTGGGGCGAGTCCCTGGACGCGAGCAAGGCAACGCTTCTTCCCATGCCGACGGAAGGGGACGACAATGACCACGCTCTTGTTGCAACGACGACACTGCCGGCTGCCGTCACGACGATGACGCATCCTCCCGAGAACACAGCGCCGGCTTCTAACCCCACGGACCACCCTGAGCGTCCCACCAAGGTCAAGCCCAGTGGAGGCGAGGGGGCAACGGCCACGGAGACGGGCAAGCCGACAGACACTCAAGAGACGCAGCCTGCGGCCACGACGAGCAGCGCGTCCAACTGGGTGTCCTGGCTGCCATCTTTTGGCAAGGCTGGAGTGTGGGTCTACGGGGCCATTGGCCTCATTGCCGTGTTCTGCTCTGCTCTTGGGATCTGGTTCTTCATTCGGAAGCGTCGCAACAGCAAGCCCCGGGACAACTACGAATTTGAGCTGCtcaacgaggacgaagccgagggtCTAAACGGCGAGAAGCGTACGCGGGGCCGTGAGCTCTACGACGCGTTTgccggtgacgacgaggacgacgaggacgagacggGCGCATACCATGACAGCCGGGAGCGCTCAAGAGAGGGGAGCGGCGACCGAGAGACGGACAGGTTAACCGAAAAATAA
- a CDS encoding Putative AH/BAR domain superfamily, PX domain superfamily protein — MAVIDQHQDDFSNVSWNTDEHTAAESSSSVTATEFDDTERNGHNAYESDAPGSDGQEVLDCVVSEPLKENDGSKDTFVSYLITTNTTFPSFQRSQTTVRRRFTDFVFLYKALSRDYPTAAVPPLPDKQRMEYVSGNRFGPDFTNRRAHSLQRFLNRLSLHPVLRRADILHIFLESPDWNATMRSRSVRGSTSSDAGSSGVFDNLTDSFLNAFTKAHKHDKRFLEVRERSDKLDEDLAHIEKVVARVARRENDIELDFKDLAEQFQKLITLEPGVENEVRHFANSIEDTAMGLRKLKDVTDGDYLGSLRDMQAYSTALKSLLKAREQKQVDYEQLTEYLNKNTVDRDQLQSGQGSSGLSGASGRLMRKLEDVRGVDHEQARRDRQRKLEMNIDKLTTEAERAKKTSEMFDDEVVKEVADFERIKRVEFKKQLGGLADSHIEFYDEVTEIWEGYVKAMEKEGVSGTRSTGVEPPGRRLAD, encoded by the exons ATGGCGGTCATCGACCAACACCAAGATGACTTCTCTAATGTGTCCTGGAACACCGATGAGCACACTGCTGCTGAGAGCTCGAGTTCGGTGACGGCGACCGAATTCGACGACACCGAGAGAAACGGACATAATGCCTACGAAAGCGATGCACCCGGCAGCGATGGCCAAGAGGTGCTGGATTGCGTCGTCTCCGAGCCTTTGAAGGAAAACGACGGCTCCAAAGATACCTTTGTCTCGTATCTGATCACCACTAAT ACGACATTTCCCTCCTTCCAGAGATCGCAAACAACAGTCCGCCGGCGGTTTACAGACTTTGTCTTCTTGTATAAGGCGCTGAGCAGAGACTACCCAACCGCCGcagtcccccccctccctgaCAAGCAGCGAATGGAATATGTTAGTGGCAATCGCTTCGGCCCGGACTTCACCAACCGTCGAGCGCATTCGCTTCAGCGCTTCCTTAACCGCCTTTCCCTCCATCCTGTCCTTCGTCGAGCCGATATCCTCCACATTTTCCTTGAGAGCCCGGACTGGAACGCCACGATGCGCAGCCGCAGTGTCAGGGGATCTACGAGCAGCGATGCCGGAAGCAGCGGCGTGTTCGACAACCTTACCGACAGCTTCCTCAACGCCTTCACCAAGGCTCACAAGCACGACAAGCGGTTCCTCGAGGTTAGAGAACGAAgcgacaagctcgacgaAGACTTGGCCCACATCGAGAAGGTGGTAGCACGAGTGGCCAGACGAGAGAACGACATCGAGCTGGACTTTAAGGATCTGGCTGAGCAGTTTCAAAAGCTTATCACGCTTGAGCCTGGCGTCGAGAACGAAGTCCGACATTTCGCCAACTCAATCGAGGACACGGCCATGGGCCTGCGCAAGCTCAAGGACGTCACGGACGGGGACTACCTTGGTAGTCTCCGGGACATGCAGGCCTACAGCACAGCATTGAAGAGCCTCTTGAAGGCTCGCGAGCAGAAGCAGGTGGACTACGAGCAGCTCACAGAGTACCTTAACAAGAATACTGTCGACAGAGACCAGCTTCAGTCGGGCCAAGGCTCGAGCGGCCTGTCTGGTGCCAGCGGAAGACTGATGCGCAAACTCGAGGACGTGCGCGGAGTCGACCACGAGCAGGCTCGCCGCGATCGACAAAGAAAACTGGAGATGAACATTGACAAGCTCACCACGGAAGCGGAGCGGGCCAAGAAGACGAGTGAGATgtttgacgacgaggtggtcAAAGAGGTGGCCGATTTTGAGCGAATCAAGCGGGTCGAGTTCAAGAAGCAGCTCGGCGGTCTTGCTGACTCCCATATCGAGTTCTACGACGAGGTGACTGAGATCTGGGAGGGATACGTCAaggcgatggagaaggagggtgTTTCGGGCACGCGCAGCACTGGTGTTGAGCCTCCCGGCCGGCGCCTTGCGGACTAG
- a CDS encoding Putative LETM1-like, ribosome-binding domain-containing protein — protein sequence MSASASVARRAAIANPFLGNARALSTLGVSSAVLGRNARHLPRRVTALALLVPVRYLGTDHHNHGQPSGPPPGFNVEEAKKPLAKESSAAKSGSKATDDSKAAAHNEKSSSNDASATDKGESNASLSELASAKGTSAEAEKSAKDKLTLWQKVKKEAHHYWDGTKLLATEVKISTRLALKMAAGYELSRRENRQLQRTVQDLGRLVPFSVFVIVPFAELLLPVALRLFPNMLPSTYEGQKSKDAKATILRTTRKEVSQFLRSSLKETGLPLTPATTQSEAFTTFFRKLRSSGESPTHEDVIKVCKIFKDDLTLDNLSRPQLVSMCRYMNLNTFGTDNMLRYQIRHRMRQIKRDDRQISYEGVDSLSVAELQMACASRGIRTHSVSPARMREYLQQWLDLRLKDGVPSTLLVLSNAYMYGQVPAHSQVEALVGVLSSIPDELFHEISLEVHSAEGAATNKQRLEVLKEQQELIDEENSQNEENASTGFATPRDIDNIDEKEESNQAAEAQAAGSNQAQEAKDAEKEMLAARDGQPKVVDKAETSDK from the exons ATGAGCGCCTCCGCCAGTGTCGCTCGTCGGGCGGCGATTGCCAACCCGTTCTTAGGCAACG CGCGTGCGCTTTCTACCCTCGGTGTTTCGTCAGCTGTGCTCGGCCGAAACGCAAggcatcttcctcgacgtGTAACCGCCCTCGCGCTCCTTGTGCCCGTCCGCTATCTGGGTACCGACCATCACAACCACGGCCAGCCGTCTGGCCCCCCGCCAGGCTTCAATGTGGAGGAGGCTAAGAAACCTCTGGCCAAGGAAAGCTCAGCAGCCAAGAGCGGCTCGAAGGCGACGGACGACTCCAAGGCTGCGGCACACAACGAGAAGTCATCCTCAAATGATGCGTCGGCAACAGACAAGGGCGAGTCCAACGCTTCCTTGTCGGAACTCGCCTCCGCCAAGGGAACATCTGCCGAGGCAGAGAAGAGCGCAAAGGACAAATTGACCCTTTGGCAGAAGGTCAAGAAAGAGGCCCACCACTACTGGGATGGAACGAAGCTGCTCGCTACCGAAGTCAAAATCAGCACTCGGCTTGCACTGAAGATGGCCGCTGGATACGAACTCAGCCGGAGAGAGAACCGTCAATTGCAACGCACTGTCCAGGATCTTGGCCGCTTGGTGCCCTTTTCCGTCTTTGTTATCGTTCCTTTCGCGGAGCTGTTGCTCCCCGTCGCCCTCCGTCTGTTCCCCAACATGCTGCCCAGCACATACGAGGGCCAAAAGTCCAAGGACGCCAAGGCGACCATTCTCAGAACGACGCGCAAGGAAGTCAGTCAGTTCTTGCGGTCCAGTCTTAAAGAGACTGGCCTGCCGTTGACTCCTGCGACAACACAGAGTGAGGCGTTTACTACGTTCTTCCGGAAACTCAGATCCTCTGGGGAGTCGCCGACACACGAGGATGTTATCAAGGTCTGCAAGATCTTTAAGGATGACTTGACTTTGGACAACCTTTCAAGGCCCCAGCTGGTCTCGATGTGCAGGTACATGAACCTGAACACCTTCGGCACCGATAACATGCTGCGGTACCAGATCCGCCACCGTATGCGTCAGATCAAGAGAGACGATAGACAGATCAGCTATGAGGGCGTTGACAGCCTCTCCGTCGCGGAACTCCAGATGGCTTGTGCCAGCCGTGGTATTCGCACGCACAGCGTGTCTCCCGCGAGAATGCGCGAGTACCTCCAGCAGTGGCTTGACCTCAGGTTGAAAGACGGCGTTCCGTCTACTCTTTTGGTCCTGAGCAACGCCTACATGTACGGCCAGGTCCCCGCGCATAGTCAGGTTGAGGCTCTCGTTGGTGTGCTTTCGTCCATCCCTGACGAGCTCTTCCACGAGATTTCTCTCGAGGTGCACAGCGCCGAGGGTGCTGCAACCAACAAGCAGCGTCTCGAGGTCCTCAAGGAGCAGCAAgagctcatcgacgaggagaacaGCCAAAACGAGGAGAATGCTAGCACCGGCTTCGCCACGCCCCGTGATATTGACAACATtgatgagaaggaggagagcaACCAGGCTGCTGAGGCTCAGGCCGCTGGCTCAAACCAAGCCCAAGAGGCCAAGgatgccgagaaggagatgcTGGCCGCAAGGGACGGGCAGCCCAAGGTTGTTGATAAGGCGGAGACGAGCGACAAATAG
- a CDS encoding Putative adenylate kinase/UMP-CMP kinase, adenylate kinase, active site lid, with protein sequence MRLRKAARVILVGAPGVGKGTQSERLLHRFPQIQSISTGDLLRNNVKHRTPLGIKVEKTMKSGGLVADELIMRLISNEMYKNGWLLNSRRRPQVMTLSSSSTAVDSFYDEHMDDWVTASGALDSHSAPEASEDPAASFILDGFPRTATQALVCDKLIPINLVVSLKTPFHVVMERISGRWVHEPSGRVYNTTFNAPAVPGKDDVTGEPLTQRPDDTEAVYRERFRKFQETSEPLLEHYNKKGVLWEVEGMSSDEISPLLFDEFERRFVH encoded by the exons ATGAGACTCCGCAAAGCCGCCCGCGTCATTCTCGTCGGTGCCCCCGGTGTTGGGAAAGGAACGCAGTCCGAACGGCTTCTCCATCGATTTCCGCAAATCCAGTCAATCAGCACAGGAGACCTGCTTCGTAACAATGTCAAGCACCGGACCCCTCTCG GcatcaaggtcgagaagaccATGAAGTCCGGCGGGCTAGTCGCTGATGAGCTGATTATGCGCCTGATCTCCAATGAGATGTACAAGAACGGATGGCTTCTCAACAGCCGCAGAAGACCCCAGGTCATGACGttgtcctcttcctcgaccgcGGTGGACTCCTTCTACGACGAGCACATGGACGACTGGGTGACAGCCTCCGGCGCGCTTGACAGCCACTCTGCTCCCGAAGCCTCCGAGGACCCTGCGGCCTCTTTCATCCTTGACGGTTTCCCGAGAACAGCTACCCAGGCTTTGGTTTGCGACAAGCTTATCCCCATCAATCTGGTTGTGTCTCTTAAGACCCCGTTCCACGTCGTGATGGAGCGCATCTCCGGCCGCTGGGTCCACGAGCCCTCTGGCCGTGTGTACAACACTACTTTCAACGCTCCGGCGGTCCCCGGTAAGGACGACGTCACCGGAGAACCCCTCACGCAGCGCCCAGATGATACCGAGGCGGTGTACAGGGAACGATTCCGCAAGTTTCAGGAGACCAGCGAGCCCCTTCTCGAGCACTACAACAAGAAGGGCGTTCTCTGGGAGGTTGAGGGCATGAGCAGCGATGAAATTAGCCCTCTGCTTTTCGACGAATTCGAGCGACGTTTTGTCCATTGA
- a CDS encoding Putative ER lumen protein retaining receptor, translating to MTAWNLFRYMGDISHLLSKCILMFAIHRNRSAEGVSLITQGLYAIVFCTRYLDLFSQQTPWNLIFKLFYISSSFYIIGAMQWIFPRTREREISWKVGAGVFAGSLLLSPFVMMIFEDWWGFKVWLWVFSQILESTCILPQLLLLRQTTVPTVIDSFYLVTLGSYRAFYLLGWITRELDINDKDPNTVSVIFGIVQTALYLDFAWVYYTRQRVKLRNGGIVDADDLRRGWLLNRIFGKRIDVQSDDEESAPALGDDDGQTRRGGRPKWGARGISVSADEGVLDTDRDNQRQAEELDGVVDPDAKMKDPDELARVLDDDDDDDPNRASSSSGTPNGIDNGSEWRN from the exons ATGACTGCGTGGAAC TTGTTCCGGTACATGGGAGACATCTCCCACCTCCTGTCGAAATGCATCCTGATGTTTGCGATACACCGCAACAGAAGCGCTGAGG GTGTGTCCCTCATCACCCAGGGCTTGTACGCCATCGTCTTCTGCACGCGCTACCTCGACTTATTCTCCCAACAAACGCCATGGAACCTCATCTTCAAGCTCTTCTAcatatcgtcgtcgttctaCATCATTGGGGCAATGCAGTGGATTTTCCCCCGCACCAGAGAGCGTGAGATTTCCTGGaaggtcggcgccggcgtctttGCCGGCTCGCTGCTCTTGTCCCCCTTCGTTATGATGATCTTCGAGGATTGGTGGGGTTTCAAAGTC TGGCTTTGGGTCTTTTCCCAGATCCTCGAGTCCACCTGCATCCTGCcccagctcctcctcttACGCCAGACGACTGTGCCGACCGTCATCGACTCCTTCTACCTTGTCACACTCGGTTCCTACCGTGCCTTCTACCTCCTCGGGTGGATCACCCGGGAGCTCGACATCAATGACAAGGACCCCAATACGGTCTCGGTCATCTTCGGCATTGTCCAGACAGCCCTGTACCTTGACTTTGCTTGGGTCTACTATACTCGCCAGCGCGTCAAGCtccgcaacggcggcattgtcgacgccgacgacctgcGCCGCGGCTGGTTGCTCAACAGGATCTTTGGCAAGCGCATCGATGTGCAAtctgacgacgaggagagcgcACCGGCgctcggtgatgatgatggccagACTCGCCGCGGCGGTCGGCCCAAATGGGGTGCTCGCGGCATCTCCGTGAgtgccgacgagggcgtcctgGACACCGACAGGGATAACCAGcgccaggccgaggagctcgacggtGTTGTCGACCCCGATGCTAAGATGAAAGACCCGGATGAGCTTGCTCGCGTgttggatgacgacgacgatgatgaccCAAACCGGGCATCCAGTAGCAGTGGCACGCCCAATGGAATCGACAACGGTTCGGAGTGGCGCAACTAG
- a CDS encoding Putative NUDIX hydrolase domain-containing protein, whose translation MAVSNFVTSQYSSEAFVESCGAVVFDLSKEPAKVCLLHYLALDEWYLAKGRRNCGESRHEAALREVLEETGVRCRLLPVDMSTRAPAPDDDANAPDAATARRAITEPFTLTIRSIDKGDGVKLIWWYVATVEGRPDGEEVVTAGGEAQFATKFFVCNEAVEKLTFENDRKVLRKAIDLVRKTISKSQSAK comes from the coding sequence ATGGCGGTCTCCAATTTCGTCACAAGCCAGTACTCATCCGAGGCCTTTGTCGAGAGCTGTGGCGCGGTTGTCTTCGATCTGTCCAAGGAACCCGCAAAGGTCTGCCTGCTGCACTACCTAGCCTTGGACGAATGGTATCTTGCAAAGGGCAGGCGGAACTGCGGGGAGTCCAGGCACGAGGCGGCGTTGCGGGAGGTgctcgaggagacgggcgtcCGCTGCAGACTGCTACCTGTGGACATGTCCAcacgggcgccggcgcctgACGACGATGCCAACGCCCCGGACGCGGCCACCGCGCGTCGAGCGATCACAGAGCCGTTCACGTTGACGATTCGAAGCATCGACAAAGGGGACGGAGTGAAACTCATCTGGTGGTACGTCGCCACCGTCGAGGGCAGGccggacggggaggaggtggtgacGGCGGGAGGGGAAGCGCAGTTCGCCACGAAATTCTTCGTCTGCAATGAGGCTGTCGAAAAGCTCACGTTCGAGAATGACCGCAAGGTTCTCCGAAAGGCCATTGATCTGGTCAGAAAAACCATCTCCAAATCGCAGTCAGCCAAATAA
- a CDS encoding Putative LicD family protein produces MHFGRLLSAIVAGLTIAQATPIREISPATTPPEKAAAAVEHKEIRSLPTKYFREASFSAHYDARFASKPLNETAQRDAVKVLVQTYLATLADLGVQTWLMHGSLLGWWWNKQILPWDSDADVQVTEDGITFLAAYYNMTTWYFKYPSIPRGRFFQLEVNPNYVHRGQDTSDEGNVVDARWIDMDNGLFIDVTAVRYVEDHPEGAGVLASKDGHEFRDTYLYPLLETTFEGVKAKIPYKYREMLVAEYGEKALTDKEFKNHRFVDNKMEWVSNDEL; encoded by the exons ATGCATTTCGGACGTCTCCTATCGGCGATCGTCGCCGGTCTAACAATCGCTCAAGCCACGCCGATCCGAGAGATATCTCCggccaccaccccccccgaaaaagcggcagcggcggtaGAACACAAAGAGATCCGGAGCCTGCCGACAAAGTACTTCCGCGAAGCGAG TTTTTCTGCACACTACGACGCGCGCTTCGCCTCAAAACCGCTGAATGAGACGGCTCAGCGCGATGCTGTAAAGGTTCTGGTCCAGACCTACCTCgcgaccctcgccgacctgggcGTCCAGACGTGGCTCATGCACGGCTCCCTCCtcgggtggtggtggaatAAGCAG ATCCTCCCCTGGGACTCGGACGCAGACGTCCAGGTCACGGAAGACGGCATcaccttcctcgccgcctacTACAACATGACGACCTGGTACTTCAAGTATCCCTCCATCCCGCGGGGTCGCTTTTTCCAGCTTGAGGTAAACCCCAACTACGTCCACCGAGGCCAGGACACCTCTGATGAAggcaacgtcgtcgacgcccgtTGGATCGACATGGACAATGGTCTCTTCATCGACGTCACCGCCGTCCGATACGTCGAAGATCACcccgaaggcgccggcgtgCTCGCCTCCAAAGACGGCCATGAGTTCCGCGACACGTACCTGTACCCACTGCTGGAGACCACTTTTGAGggcgtcaaggccaagatTCCGTATAAGTACAGGGAGATGCTTGTCGCTGAGtacggcgagaaggccttAACGGACAAGGAGTTCAAGAA TCACAGATTCGTCGACAATAAGATGGAATGGGTTTCTAACGATGAGCTTTGA
- a CDS encoding Putative small ribosomal subunit protein uS17, producing the protein MPQADSSIQKVFLLLRGSASTTSNLNSTHPAQSTRPHHDVKMATELTVQSERAFQKQKGIFLNQKVKAKSARPGKSGRRWYKDVGLGFRTPTTAIEGSYIDKKCPFTGQVSIRGRILTGTVVSTKMHRTLIIRREYLHYIPKYARYEKRHKNLAAHVSPAFRVEEGDQVTVGQCRPLSKTVRFNVLRVLPRTGKAVKKFSKF; encoded by the exons ATGCCACAGGCCGACAGCTCCATTCAGAAAGTGTTTTTGCTT TTGCGCGGCTCAGCATCTACGACTTCTAACCTCAACAGCACCCACCCCGCCCAGTCGACCCGACCGCATCACGACGTCAAGATGGCTACCGAGTTGACCGTCCAGTCCGAGAGGGCTttccagaagcagaaggGTATCTTCCTTAACCAGAAGGTCAAGGCGAAGTCTGCTCGCCCCGGCAAGAGCGGCCGCAGATGGTACAAGGACGTTGGTCTGGGTTTCCGCACCCCTACCACTGCCATTGAGGGCTCCTACATCG ACAAGAAGTGCCCCTTCACCGGCCAGGTCTCTATCCGCGGCCGTATCCTTACCGGCACTGTCGTTTCCACCAAGATGCACCGCACCCTCATCATCCGCAGAGAATACCTCCACTACATCCCCAAGTACGCCCGTTACGAGAAGCGCCACAagaacctcgccgcccacgtcTCCCCCGCTTTCCGTGTTGAGGAGGGTGACCAGGTCACCGTTGGACAGTGCAGACCTCTGAGCAAGACC GTCCGCTTCAACGTCCTGCGTGTCCTTCCCCGCACCGGCAAGGCTGTCAAGAAGTTCAGCAAGTTCTAA